A window from Hoeflea sp. IMCC20628 encodes these proteins:
- a CDS encoding HAMP domain-containing sensor histidine kinase: MNRLRAMLSTTAVRLSALYLGLFALCAIALVFYVTAISEGMQRDRTQTAIGNELRIVAGAYRGGGLAGLVRGIERRSRQPGANLYAIATPTGDLIAGNIASLQPGVLDAEGWSAVPFRYQRIGETANENHRALAQVVFLPNGMRLMVGRDLGEREQVRGLVQQALVMALAIMFAGALAIWFFVGRRALKRIDHMSNASKKILAGDLSQRLPVNGSGDEFDRLSLSLNTMLGRIERLNEGLRQVSDNIAHDLKTPLTRMRNRAEAALTSDGGPEAHYEALEQMIADSDQLIRTFNALLMISRVEAGSSTAQMSVVDLSGLAQDAAELYEPVAEEQGVTLTAQIAPGLTIRGNRELLAQALSNLIDNAIKYVDGAPAARIAVTLSRSGGDVLLCVRDNGPGVPAERREDVVKRFVRLDESRSKPGTGLGLSLVQAVTALHGGRLVLDDASPEAKDYPGLAVTMALPGEK; encoded by the coding sequence ATGAACCGGCTGCGCGCCATGTTGTCGACGACTGCGGTGCGGTTGTCGGCGCTCTATCTTGGCCTGTTCGCGCTTTGCGCCATCGCGCTGGTGTTTTATGTTACCGCCATATCCGAGGGCATGCAGCGCGACCGGACCCAGACCGCCATTGGCAACGAGTTGCGCATCGTCGCCGGCGCCTATCGTGGTGGCGGTTTGGCTGGCCTCGTCCGGGGCATTGAACGCCGCTCACGCCAGCCGGGCGCAAATCTTTACGCCATTGCGACGCCCACCGGTGACCTGATTGCCGGCAACATCGCTTCGTTGCAGCCGGGTGTACTCGATGCCGAAGGCTGGAGCGCGGTGCCATTCCGGTATCAGCGCATCGGCGAAACCGCCAATGAAAATCATCGGGCGCTGGCTCAGGTGGTGTTCCTGCCCAATGGCATGCGGCTGATGGTCGGCCGCGATCTGGGAGAGCGCGAGCAGGTGCGGGGACTTGTACAGCAGGCGCTGGTGATGGCGCTGGCAATCATGTTCGCCGGCGCGCTGGCAATCTGGTTCTTCGTCGGGCGCCGGGCGCTCAAGCGCATTGATCACATGTCGAATGCCAGCAAGAAAATCCTTGCCGGAGATCTGTCGCAGCGCTTGCCGGTCAATGGGTCCGGCGATGAGTTCGACCGGTTGAGCTTGTCGCTCAACACCATGCTGGGCCGGATCGAACGGCTCAACGAAGGCCTCAGGCAGGTTTCCGATAATATCGCCCACGATCTCAAGACTCCGCTGACCCGGATGCGCAATCGCGCCGAAGCCGCGTTGACCAGCGATGGCGGACCCGAGGCTCATTACGAAGCGCTCGAACAGATGATCGCCGACAGCGACCAGCTGATCCGCACCTTCAACGCACTGCTGATGATCAGCCGCGTAGAAGCCGGTTCGTCGACGGCGCAGATGAGTGTGGTGGATCTATCGGGGCTGGCTCAGGACGCGGCCGAACTTTACGAGCCTGTTGCCGAGGAGCAGGGGGTCACGCTGACAGCGCAGATTGCGCCGGGCCTGACAATCCGCGGTAATCGGGAACTGCTGGCTCAGGCTCTGTCCAACCTGATCGACAATGCAATCAAATATGTCGACGGTGCGCCTGCGGCCAGGATTGCAGTCACGCTATCTCGTTCGGGCGGTGATGTGCTGCTGTGTGTTCGTGATAACGGACCCGGTGTTCCCGCCGAGCGGCGCGAGGATGTGGTCAAACGCTTCGTCCGGCTCGATGAAAGCCGTTCAAAACCTGGTACCGGACTTGGATTGAGCCTTGTCCAGGCGGTGACGGCGCTGCATGGTGGGCGGCTGGTGCTGGATGACGCGTCGCCAGAGGCCAAGGATTATCCCGGCCTCGCCGTTACCATGGCACTGCCGGGGGAGAAATGA
- a CDS encoding PAS domain-containing sensor histidine kinase — protein sequence MTDIRAQFEAVMDQLCFPVFMVDVNSAGEFSFRALNANHLSVTGLDHASVKGRKVHDVLPSRLADTITANYAKCVDRRAPYKYEELLNFETGEIWWLTTLSPVFDHDDVVVGVIGIAEDITSYKQRQFHALDSVVESKRLSEEISLFTGLAAHDLRGPLRQIRLVTELVEDGFVDRGDGKVELLTMIKNVSDLALEKLDEVLKHARSFMGVNETKAQVDFGHLCSDLAAILDPLSRIEVSYPNAHIIVESVALQVELRNILDNALRHATSKVRIDLKKTDSARNMLEIRVSDDGPGFAYPNEMLDMMKNNSPDMNRGYGLETVARLATSRGGRLWVAEPEFGRGTTVCWTIDAALIVYDSRDVPTPKQT from the coding sequence ATGACAGACATCAGGGCGCAATTCGAAGCGGTGATGGACCAGTTGTGCTTTCCGGTTTTCATGGTCGATGTCAATTCAGCCGGGGAATTCTCCTTCCGCGCATTGAATGCGAACCACCTGTCTGTAACCGGTCTGGACCATGCAAGCGTCAAGGGCCGCAAGGTCCACGATGTCCTGCCCTCGCGTCTCGCCGATACAATCACCGCCAACTACGCCAAATGCGTCGACAGACGAGCGCCCTACAAATACGAAGAATTGCTCAACTTCGAGACCGGTGAAATCTGGTGGCTTACAACGCTGTCACCGGTGTTTGATCATGACGACGTCGTGGTCGGGGTAATCGGCATTGCCGAAGACATAACTTCCTACAAGCAGCGCCAGTTCCATGCACTCGACTCTGTGGTGGAGTCCAAACGGCTGAGCGAAGAAATCAGCCTGTTTACCGGTCTGGCGGCGCATGATCTGCGCGGGCCATTGCGACAAATTCGCTTGGTAACCGAACTGGTGGAGGACGGGTTCGTTGACCGGGGTGACGGCAAGGTTGAACTCCTGACCATGATCAAGAATGTTTCTGATCTGGCTCTGGAGAAACTGGACGAAGTCTTGAAGCACGCCCGGTCTTTTATGGGCGTAAACGAAACCAAGGCACAGGTGGATTTCGGACATCTCTGTTCAGATCTGGCGGCGATTCTTGACCCGTTGTCACGGATAGAGGTCAGCTATCCGAATGCCCATATCATTGTCGAATCCGTAGCCCTGCAGGTGGAACTGCGCAATATTCTCGACAATGCTCTCAGGCATGCCACGTCAAAAGTGCGCATCGATCTGAAGAAAACGGATTCCGCCAGAAACATGCTGGAAATTCGTGTTTCAGACGACGGACCGGGCTTTGCCTATCCCAACGAAATGCTGGACATGATGAAAAACAATTCTCCAGACATGAACAGGGGATATGGGCTGGAAACCGTTGCAAGGCTGGCAACGTCACGCGGCGGACGATTGTGGGTGGCAGAGCCGGAATTCGGCAGAGGGACTACTGTTTGCTGGACCATCGACGCCGCCCTGATTGTTTACGACTCGAGGGACGTCCCGACACCTAAGCAAACGTAG
- a CDS encoding cytochrome c-type biogenesis protein, whose translation MLRQILTAIVLTLALIGPAAAVNPDEVLADPVLEARARTLSLEFRCLVCQNQSIDDSNAELARDLRLLVRERLVAGDSDQDVIDYVVSRYGEFVLLKPRFSMQTWLLWGAPVLIFLIGATVMLVNGRGRDRTTIAAGGNGLTDAEQLELAKLLKDRDRQA comes from the coding sequence CTGCTGCGTCAAATCCTGACTGCCATCGTGCTGACGCTGGCGCTGATCGGGCCGGCAGCGGCGGTCAATCCCGACGAGGTGCTGGCTGATCCGGTGCTTGAGGCGCGGGCGCGGACCCTATCGCTGGAATTTCGCTGTCTGGTTTGCCAGAACCAGTCGATCGACGATTCCAACGCCGAACTTGCCCGTGATCTGCGGCTCTTGGTGCGTGAACGGCTGGTAGCGGGCGACAGCGATCAGGATGTGATCGATTACGTGGTCTCGCGCTATGGCGAATTCGTGCTGCTCAAACCACGGTTTTCGATGCAGACATGGCTGTTGTGGGGCGCGCCGGTGCTGATCTTTCTGATCGGCGCAACCGTGATGCTGGTCAACGGCCGCGGCCGCGACAGGACGACCATTGCAGCCGGTGGCAACGGTCTGACCGACGCCGAACAACTCGAGCTTGCGAAACTGTTGAAAGACCGTGATCGCCAAGCCTGA
- a CDS encoding Do family serine endopeptidase codes for MSKASRKFTKGFLSTTAIAGVAAALLATGVPAPITGAFADAVRVEAPQAPSFADVVDAVSPAVVSVRVQAEVKAVSNDSGFNFDFNGKGFDDLPDDHPMKKFFDQFNRGFSDKQGPDSDRRAERDRRGPDMKKRPGRVRPVSQGSGFFISEDGLLVTNNHVVEDGSAFTVIMDDGTELDAKLIGRDKRTDLAVLKVEEDRKFTYVDFADDSKIRVGDWVVAVGNPFGLGGTVTAGIVSARGRDIGAGPYDDFIQVDAAVNRGNSGGPTFNLNGEVIGINTAIFSPSGGNVGIAFAIPASTARAVIDDLIKDGSVERGWLGVQIQPVTADIAESLGLAAEEGALVTEPQKDAPAAKAGIVAGDVVTAVDGDTVKGPRELAKMIAAMEPGKSVEITVWRNGKSETVKVDLGSLPTDMAAVSPDEDTAPSLPQAEATLDNFGLTVVPAETGAGLVITSVAPDSVAEERGLRAGDVILAVNNKDVTNASDVVSIIDAAAKDGRKAALFQVENENRSRFVALPIEKG; via the coding sequence ATGTCCAAAGCATCACGCAAATTTACCAAGGGTTTCCTGAGCACGACCGCAATCGCTGGCGTTGCCGCTGCCCTGCTTGCCACGGGCGTTCCAGCGCCGATCACCGGCGCCTTCGCTGATGCCGTGCGCGTTGAAGCGCCGCAGGCGCCGAGTTTCGCCGACGTGGTCGACGCCGTGTCGCCGGCTGTTGTGTCGGTTCGCGTCCAGGCCGAGGTCAAGGCGGTCTCAAATGACAGCGGGTTCAACTTCGATTTCAACGGCAAGGGTTTTGACGATCTTCCCGATGACCATCCGATGAAGAAGTTCTTCGACCAGTTCAACCGTGGCTTCAGTGACAAGCAGGGCCCGGACAGTGACCGTCGCGCGGAACGTGATCGCCGTGGTCCGGACATGAAGAAACGCCCAGGCCGGGTTCGTCCGGTGAGCCAGGGATCGGGGTTCTTCATTTCGGAAGATGGCTTGCTGGTGACCAACAACCATGTTGTTGAAGACGGCTCCGCCTTCACCGTGATCATGGATGACGGCACCGAACTCGATGCCAAGCTGATCGGTCGCGACAAGCGTACCGACCTGGCTGTGCTCAAGGTCGAGGAAGATCGCAAGTTCACCTATGTCGATTTTGCAGATGATTCCAAGATTCGCGTCGGTGATTGGGTCGTCGCAGTTGGCAACCCCTTCGGCCTTGGCGGAACAGTGACCGCCGGCATCGTTTCGGCCCGTGGCCGTGACATCGGCGCCGGCCCCTACGACGATTTCATCCAGGTGGATGCTGCCGTCAACCGCGGCAATTCCGGTGGCCCAACCTTCAACCTTAACGGTGAAGTGATCGGCATCAACACCGCGATCTTCTCGCCATCGGGCGGCAATGTCGGTATTGCATTTGCCATCCCTGCAAGCACCGCCCGCGCGGTCATCGATGACCTGATCAAGGACGGTTCGGTCGAGCGCGGCTGGCTTGGTGTGCAGATTCAGCCGGTCACCGCCGATATCGCCGAATCGCTGGGTCTTGCCGCCGAGGAAGGCGCACTGGTCACAGAACCGCAGAAGGATGCGCCTGCAGCCAAGGCTGGTATCGTCGCCGGTGACGTTGTCACTGCAGTCGATGGCGATACGGTCAAGGGCCCGCGCGAACTGGCCAAGATGATTGCTGCGATGGAACCGGGCAAGTCCGTGGAAATCACGGTGTGGCGCAATGGCAAGAGCGAGACCGTCAAGGTCGATCTGGGATCGCTTCCAACAGACATGGCCGCGGTTTCCCCTGATGAAGACACCGCCCCCTCGCTTCCGCAGGCTGAAGCCACGCTCGACAATTTCGGGCTGACGGTGGTTCCTGCCGAAACCGGTGCCGGTCTTGTCATCACCTCGGTCGCACCCGATAGCGTTGCCGAAGAACGTGGCCTGCGCGCTGGCGATGTCATCCTTGCCGTCAACAACAAGGATGTGACCAACGCATCCGATGTGGTCAGCATCATCGATGCCGCCGCCAAGGACGGCCGCAAGGCTGCCCTGTTCCAGGTGGAAAACGAGAACCGTTCGCGGTTCGTCGCTCTGCCCATCGAAAAGGGCTGA
- a CDS encoding bifunctional [glutamine synthetase] adenylyltransferase/[glutamine synthetase]-adenylyl-L-tyrosine phosphorylase has translation MTQKPVAGLLSELAKSPIRAPSANAVKSVLADLKPLSADHPAIASLLSSDGAAREFLLAALALSPFLREIALADPDSLVLALSMPATYVMAETLEDARACWRNSDGSLASEAELMRELRRAKRRVSLVLALHDLARLVDARHTTAVLSDLADAALGAAFDHLLRAGHETGKLILPDPDNPCKKSGLIVLGMGKHGAHELNYSSDIDIVVFFDPEAGVVRDRDEVTDVFARIVRRLVRIMQERTGDGYVFRTDLRLRPDPGSTPLAFPLEAAMNYYESRGQNWERAAFIKARPVAGDLPAGEDFLKGLTPFVFRKYLDFAAISDIHSIKRQIHAHRGFGDIAVKGHNVKLGRGGIREIEFFVQTQQLIAGGRMPRLRLRRTDEMLVALARARWIDPATARTLAESYWYLRDVEHRIQMVRDEQSHTLPESEAELSRIALMMGEADTKSFGKTYVAVLARVEQCYADLFEKEQGLSGAIGNLVFTGEDDDPGTLKTLADLGFERPSDISRTIRTWHYGRYRATQSVEARERLTELTPELLRVFGATKRADEALFRFDAFISGLPAGIQLFSLIGSNPALLSLMVTIMAAAPRLAEIIARKPHVFDGMLDPGLMAELPTRDYLSERLVAFLEGANAYEEILDRLRIVALEQKFLIGVRLLTGAISPQRAARSFSHLADLIIGAALDAVRDGMEEAHGKVAGGRVAVIGMGKLGSYELSAGSDIDIILLYDHDPDADESDGAKPLDPVRYYTRMTQRLVAALSAPTAEGILYEVDLRLRPSGNKGPVATSIRAFSKYQSEEAWTWEHMALTRARTVAGEDSLRLEARDLIDEVLAKPRDEARLLADLKEMRGLIEQEKPPRDIWDVKLIPGGLIDIEFIAQYLSLKARASGWLPAPEDDGAAGLISVVESSQSASRFDSNECTSTDATLKILGPDALGEEATEELCHALALWSGHAQIVRLCTEGGFDPKQAPAGLIDLVIRTGQAPDLVSLESDFKATSKRIRSLFKKVTT, from the coding sequence ATGACACAGAAGCCAGTTGCCGGACTGCTTTCCGAACTTGCAAAAAGCCCGATACGCGCGCCCTCGGCCAATGCTGTCAAATCGGTTCTGGCCGATCTCAAGCCGCTGTCCGCAGACCATCCGGCGATCGCATCATTGCTTTCCAGTGATGGGGCGGCCCGCGAATTTCTGCTGGCAGCACTGGCCTTGTCGCCCTTTCTGCGCGAGATCGCCCTGGCGGATCCGGATTCGCTGGTGCTGGCGCTTTCGATGCCCGCGACTTATGTGATGGCCGAGACCCTGGAAGATGCCCGGGCTTGCTGGCGTAACTCCGACGGCAGCCTCGCCAGCGAAGCTGAGCTGATGCGCGAATTGCGCCGGGCCAAGCGGCGGGTGTCGCTGGTGCTGGCGCTGCATGATCTGGCACGGCTGGTCGATGCGCGGCACACAACCGCAGTGTTGAGCGATCTGGCGGACGCAGCTCTGGGCGCGGCGTTTGATCATCTGCTGCGCGCCGGCCACGAGACAGGCAAGCTCATCCTGCCCGACCCCGACAATCCCTGCAAGAAATCCGGTCTGATCGTACTCGGCATGGGCAAGCACGGCGCCCACGAGCTCAATTACTCCTCAGACATCGACATCGTCGTGTTTTTCGATCCGGAAGCCGGGGTGGTGCGCGATCGTGATGAAGTCACTGACGTGTTCGCCCGCATAGTTCGGCGACTGGTGCGGATCATGCAGGAGCGAACCGGCGACGGCTATGTGTTTCGTACCGATCTGCGGCTGAGACCCGACCCCGGCTCGACGCCGCTGGCGTTTCCGCTGGAAGCCGCGATGAATTACTACGAAAGCCGCGGACAGAACTGGGAGCGGGCAGCGTTCATCAAGGCACGGCCGGTGGCAGGCGATTTGCCGGCGGGTGAGGATTTCCTCAAGGGGCTGACGCCTTTCGTCTTCCGCAAATACCTCGATTTTGCCGCCATATCGGATATTCATTCGATCAAGCGGCAGATCCACGCCCACCGCGGCTTTGGCGATATCGCGGTCAAGGGCCACAATGTCAAACTTGGCCGTGGCGGCATTCGCGAGATCGAGTTTTTTGTCCAGACCCAGCAGTTGATTGCCGGCGGACGGATGCCGCGTTTGCGGCTCCGGCGTACCGACGAGATGCTGGTGGCACTGGCCCGCGCCCGATGGATCGATCCTGCGACCGCCAGGACGCTCGCCGAAAGCTACTGGTATCTGCGTGACGTCGAGCACCGGATCCAGATGGTGCGCGATGAGCAAAGTCACACCTTGCCCGAAAGCGAGGCCGAACTCTCTCGTATCGCGCTGATGATGGGCGAGGCCGACACCAAGAGCTTTGGCAAGACCTATGTTGCGGTTCTGGCCCGCGTCGAGCAATGCTATGCGGATCTGTTCGAGAAGGAGCAGGGGCTTTCAGGCGCCATCGGCAATCTGGTTTTTACCGGTGAGGACGACGATCCCGGCACGCTCAAGACGCTGGCGGATCTGGGGTTCGAGCGTCCGTCTGACATCTCGCGCACCATCCGCACCTGGCATTATGGCCGCTATCGCGCCACCCAGTCGGTGGAGGCGCGCGAACGGTTGACCGAGCTGACGCCGGAGCTGCTGCGCGTGTTCGGCGCCACCAAGCGCGCCGACGAGGCTCTGTTCAGGTTTGATGCCTTCATTTCCGGCCTTCCGGCCGGCATCCAGCTGTTCTCGCTGATCGGCAGCAACCCGGCCTTGCTGTCGCTGATGGTGACGATCATGGCCGCGGCGCCCCGTCTGGCCGAAATCATTGCCCGCAAACCGCATGTATTTGATGGCATGCTGGACCCGGGATTGATGGCGGAGTTGCCCACTCGCGACTATCTCTCCGAGCGGCTGGTTGCCTTCCTTGAGGGCGCCAACGCCTATGAAGAGATCCTCGACCGGCTGCGGATTGTTGCTCTGGAACAGAAATTTCTCATTGGCGTCCGTCTGCTGACCGGGGCAATCTCGCCCCAACGCGCAGCCCGCAGCTTCTCCCACCTTGCCGATCTGATCATCGGGGCAGCGCTCGATGCGGTGCGTGACGGCATGGAGGAAGCCCATGGCAAGGTGGCAGGCGGCCGCGTGGCGGTCATCGGCATGGGCAAGCTCGGCAGCTATGAGCTGTCCGCAGGCTCTGACATCGACATCATCCTGCTGTACGACCATGACCCGGACGCCGACGAGTCCGACGGTGCCAAGCCGCTCGATCCGGTGCGCTACTACACCCGCATGACCCAGCGGCTGGTTGCGGCGCTGTCGGCGCCCACCGCAGAGGGTATTCTCTATGAGGTTGACCTCAGGCTCAGGCCCTCGGGCAACAAGGGGCCGGTGGCGACCTCGATCCGGGCGTTCTCCAAATACCAGTCCGAGGAAGCCTGGACCTGGGAGCATATGGCGCTGACCCGTGCCCGAACGGTTGCAGGCGAAGACAGTCTTCGCCTTGAGGCCCGCGATTTGATCGACGAGGTGCTGGCCAAGCCGCGCGATGAAGCCAGGCTGCTGGCTGACCTGAAGGAAATGCGTGGCCTGATCGAGCAGGAAAAGCCGCCACGCGACATCTGGGACGTCAAGCTGATCCCCGGAGGACTGATCGACATCGAATTCATTGCGCAATATCTGTCTTTGAAGGCCCGGGCTTCCGGCTGGCTGCCCGCGCCGGAGGATGACGGCGCTGCCGGTTTGATCAGTGTTGTGGAGTCCAGTCAGTCGGCCTCCAGGTTTGATAGCAATGAATGCACCAGCACCGATGCGACGCTGAAGATACTCGGTCCCGATGCACTCGGCGAAGAGGCCACCGAAGAATTGTGCCATGCATTGGCCTTGTGGAGCGGGCACGCCCAGATCGTGCGGTTGTGTACCGAAGGCGGATTTGACCCCAAACAAGCCCCGGCAGGCTTGATCGACCTCGTTATACGAACCGGTCAGGCGCCGGATTTGGTCAGTTTGGAATCCGATTTCAAAGCAACCTCGAAGCGCATCCGGTCGCTGTTCAAGAAGGTGACGACATAG
- a CDS encoding response regulator, with protein MTKKVVVVDDNLFDISMLRRGLRAAGADVDLIEVSDSAMAMKVIASEGPALAIVDLSMPEPDGFAVLSAVRSDERLGDIRVLMLSGSTSVPDLQKAEDLGVNWYRVKPDSLDGYRDLGSEIMEFVLS; from the coding sequence ATGACTAAAAAAGTGGTCGTTGTTGACGACAATTTATTTGATATATCCATGTTGCGCCGTGGATTGCGCGCCGCAGGCGCGGATGTCGATCTGATCGAGGTCAGTGACAGTGCCATGGCGATGAAAGTGATTGCCAGCGAAGGCCCGGCTTTGGCCATCGTGGATCTGAGCATGCCGGAGCCAGATGGATTTGCAGTTTTGTCAGCGGTTCGCTCGGATGAGCGATTGGGCGACATCAGAGTGCTGATGCTGTCGGGATCAACGTCGGTGCCCGACCTGCAGAAGGCTGAAGACCTGGGTGTGAACTGGTATCGGGTCAAGCCCGATTCCCTCGACGGTTATCGTGACCTGGGCTCGGAGATCATGGAGTTTGTCCTCAGCTGA
- a CDS encoding response regulator transcription factor — MKILIIEDDLETAAYLSKAFREAGITVDHASDGDSGYFLASENTYDALVVDRMLPKRDGLSIISELRSKGDDTPALILSALGQVDDRVTGLRAGGDDYLTKPYAFSELLARIEVLGRRKGGRDQETTYRVGDLELDRLSHEVRRAGQQIALQPREYRLLEYLMKNAGQVVTRTMLLEHVWDYHFDPQTNVIDVHISRLRSKIEKDFGESLLRTVRGAGYMMKSGS, encoded by the coding sequence ATGAAGATTCTCATTATCGAAGACGATCTGGAAACCGCTGCCTATCTGTCAAAGGCGTTTCGAGAGGCCGGAATCACTGTTGATCACGCCAGCGATGGTGATTCGGGGTATTTTCTGGCGTCTGAAAACACGTATGACGCGCTTGTGGTCGACCGGATGTTGCCCAAGCGTGACGGGTTGTCGATCATCAGCGAGTTGCGCAGCAAAGGCGACGACACCCCGGCGTTGATCCTCTCGGCCCTGGGCCAGGTGGATGACCGGGTGACCGGTCTGCGCGCCGGCGGCGATGACTATTTGACCAAGCCCTATGCATTCTCCGAATTGTTAGCCCGGATCGAGGTTCTTGGTCGCCGCAAGGGCGGTCGCGACCAGGAAACCACCTACCGTGTCGGCGATCTCGAACTCGACCGGCTGAGCCATGAGGTCCGGCGCGCCGGACAGCAGATAGCGCTGCAACCGCGCGAATACCGTCTGCTGGAATATCTGATGAAAAACGCCGGTCAGGTGGTCACCCGCACCATGTTGCTCGAGCATGTCTGGGACTATCATTTTGATCCGCAGACCAATGTTATCGATGTTCATATCTCCAGGCTGAGATCGAAAATCGAGAAGGATTTCGGCGAGTCCTTGCTGCGCACTGTTCGCGGTGCCGGCTACATGATGAAATCCGGGAGTTAG
- a CDS encoding bifunctional alpha/beta hydrolase/OsmC family protein, with protein sequence MTAHTIKAEFDGHSGAKLAARLDLPAGSIRAWALFAHCFTCSKDTLAARRISGELARAGIAVMRFDFTGLGSSGGEFASTNFSSNIEDLRAAADWLAVHYDAPEILVGHSLGGAAVLAIAGDLKSVKAVVTIGAPAEASHVIENFGGHLDEINAKGEAAVNLGGRPFTIQRQFVEDLNATSLAERIGHMKTALLVLHGPRDQVVGIDNAAAIFTAAKHPKSFVSLDDADHMLSNAADANYAAGIIASWAARYLPAEAQRRDDQPVEAVIVGETGQGKFQVSVQAGPHRLLADEPASVGGSDTGPSPYDLMAAGLGACTAMTLRMYARLKKIDLGLVTVTVRHNKVHAADCLECTESERGNGGKIDRFERFISIDGGTPAALADKIVEIANKCPVHRTLEHGAKVVTTVE encoded by the coding sequence ATGACGGCACACACCATCAAGGCGGAATTCGATGGCCATTCCGGAGCGAAACTGGCGGCGCGGCTGGATCTGCCCGCAGGTTCAATCCGCGCCTGGGCACTGTTTGCTCATTGCTTCACCTGCTCCAAGGACACCCTTGCAGCCCGCCGGATATCGGGTGAACTGGCGCGTGCCGGCATTGCCGTGATGCGGTTTGACTTTACCGGCCTGGGTTCAAGCGGCGGCGAATTCGCCTCGACCAATTTTTCCTCCAATATCGAAGATTTGCGCGCCGCCGCTGACTGGCTGGCGGTCCACTATGACGCGCCGGAAATTCTCGTCGGCCATTCGCTCGGCGGCGCAGCGGTGCTGGCGATCGCCGGAGACCTCAAATCGGTCAAGGCCGTGGTCACCATCGGCGCGCCGGCGGAAGCAAGCCATGTCATCGAGAATTTCGGCGGTCATCTTGACGAAATCAATGCCAAGGGCGAGGCGGCCGTCAATCTGGGCGGCAGGCCCTTCACCATCCAGCGCCAGTTTGTCGAGGATCTCAACGCCACCAGCCTGGCTGAGCGGATAGGGCACATGAAGACCGCGCTGCTGGTGCTGCACGGGCCGCGTGATCAGGTGGTCGGCATCGACAATGCTGCCGCGATCTTCACTGCCGCCAAGCACCCCAAAAGCTTTGTGTCGCTTGATGACGCCGATCACATGCTGTCCAATGCGGCAGATGCCAATTATGCCGCCGGAATCATCGCCTCCTGGGCCGCGCGATATCTGCCAGCCGAAGCGCAGCGTCGTGATGACCAGCCTGTCGAGGCCGTGATCGTGGGTGAAACCGGGCAGGGCAAGTTCCAGGTCTCCGTGCAGGCCGGTCCGCACCGGTTGCTTGCGGATGAGCCTGCAAGTGTCGGCGGTTCCGATACCGGGCCTTCGCCCTACGATCTGATGGCGGCAGGACTTGGCGCCTGTACCGCCATGACATTGCGCATGTATGCGCGCCTGAAGAAAATCGATCTCGGTCTGGTGACGGTCACGGTCAGGCACAACAAGGTGCATGCGGCCGATTGCCTGGAATGCACCGAGAGTGAGCGCGGCAATGGTGGCAAGATCGACCGGTTCGAACGATTCATTTCGATAGACGGCGGCACACCGGCCGCGCTCGCCGACAAGATTGTCGAGATTGCCAATAAATGTCCTGTCCACAGGACGCTCGAACACGGCGCCAAGGTGGTGACCACGGTGGAGTAG